The Methanothrix sp. genome segment TGATCCTGAGCGGCAAAAAGACGCAGACGCGCAGGACGTGGTCACGCCCCTGTGTCCGGGTCGGGTCTGTCCATCAGGTCAAGACCCGCCTGTTCGGTGAAGCTCATTGCAGGGTGCGCATCACGGGTCTGAGGAGGGAGAGGCTGGGAGACATCTCGGAGGAGGACGCCCGGGCCGAGGGGTGCAGCTCCAGAGAGGAGTTCATCCGGCTCTGGAGATCGATTCGTGGCTCCTGGGAGGAGGACCGGGCGGTGTGGGTGGTGACGTTCGAGGTGATCGATGGCGTCGAGGAGGGTGGGAGAAGATGACTGAGTTTATGCTTCCAGCTGATTGTTTGTGTGTCCTCTATATTTAAGAGCGAAAGTATAATATTATTAGAACTGTATGACTCCTTTCATGCTCGGAGGAATGAATACGTCTGAGATATTGAGGGAATTATGCAGAATCCCTGAGTTTAACGAGTTCTACCATAATGAGTGGGTGCCCATAGGCATTCCTTTAGAAGTATATATTAATCATTCGTGCCCACAGTATGCCCTTTTCTATATAGATAATGGCAAACTCTTCATTGAGCTTAGGCCTTTGCAAGTCGGGCCAAATAATGCTGAACTCATAGGATTTCTTGTCGCACACGAGATGCTTCACGCGATACATTATAAAAAGGGAATGCAACTTGAATTTAAGATGTGCAATGAAATCATAAAAGAAATAAACATTGATAAAAGAGATATTGTAGACTTAGCTTACCGGTTTGGAAGTATGTTCGACGATCCACTAGTTGATTCATACCTACAAAACAGATACGGCTTCGATCCTGCTGAATTCTATATTAAAGTAAAGATACCGGACACTATTAAGGGCATAAAATCAGAGAAAAAACGTACCTCAGATGATCTAATTATACTAAAACAAGCATTGTTTTACTCACAGTTTGAATTACAATTTACATATATTACTAACGAAAAAGCAATACATAGGTGGAATAGTTTGAAAAATATGTATGAGAAAAAACGCCCAAAAGTTAAAAAACTTGGGGATAAAATTTACTCTATAACAATAGAAACCGGATATGATACTTTAGAGAAACAACGTGCAAGCTTCGACAAGATTGCTGATATGTGCATGATCAAGGGGGTCAGGCTCAAAGAGATAATTTGCTACGTGTGATCCGATCGATCCGTCACCTTTACTATATCACTGCCCCATAATACCACGCCAGCCAATGACATCCGAGGCGCGACCGGATCCGCCGGAAAAGTATATCGACAGATACCGATGCATTTTTTAAGTGTAACGTCTCACATCATGCTGCTGGAAATGACAGATCCAGCGCCAGTGGAGACGCCTCAAATCTCCGCGAACCAGTACCGGTGGAAGACGGTGCTAGGTGCAAGCCGATTTGATATCATCGACTTCGTCTGCCCCAGCTGCAACAGAATCATACTCTGGGACGTGCGGGGCTGGCCGTTCTGTCCGTGGTGCGGCTTACACGTGCACCAGCAGCCGAGGAGAAAGGCAGACTGGTTCCGGTTCGCGAGATACAGCGGGCTCAAATGGAAGGAAAAAGCCAGGTCGGCTGATTTTCCGTAGATGGTGCTGCGGATCAGATGCCCTGAGTGCTCTGGCACATGCAGGGTGGACGCTCGATGCGAGGTGGTGTGCGAGAGGTGCGGGCTCGTAATCTGCACGTGGGGGATGGCATGATTAGATTTTGTGATGTCGACTGGCGTGAGGTGCTGAATTACTGGGACGAGGAGGATATTGAATATCTCCTGTGCATCTGCCAGGAGAAGCTGGATCGTATCAGAAAGGCGAGGCTGCGAACCACGAACTGGTAATCTCGATTAAATTTCGGCAATTTTCGTCAATAACCGGTGCAAAGGGATTGAGTTGGGCAGGAAATGCAGCATCTGTGAGCACCCTCAGCGAGACGAGATCGATAAACAGCTCTTGCACGGCGATTTAGTATCGGAAATATCGTCGAAAT includes the following:
- a CDS encoding ASCH domain-containing protein → MLLFKPELIPLILSGKKTQTRRTWSRPCVRVGSVHQVKTRLFGEAHCRVRITGLRRERLGDISEEDARAEGCSSREEFIRLWRSIRGSWEEDRAVWVVTFEVIDGVEEGGRR